The proteins below come from a single Diceros bicornis minor isolate mBicDic1 chromosome 3, mDicBic1.mat.cur, whole genome shotgun sequence genomic window:
- the TMEM229A gene encoding transmembrane protein 229A, translating into MAGSDADCEGRARRGGAARRPGAPGGRGGEAAAGRPEPLSTAEAPAEGAALPAWMRLYFYGMHGITLDVLLSSARRFARSPDLRMLGFSSPYRCLLHSLTHFALEKVYLQQRRCPSAFVFNFLLYPSAHLGLQTLAGQALLLSLGGGPGGAAAPGALDLALQYVLALYHCQVFLKRFLRLRYQRPQQQQQRRRGVPPAPLGARTPAAAGGRRRRPRGPRGARGAPSQGLPDLLRFLFFGMHGFLDEIFFTFFFNVLGRGDGATSGHTSLWSFFMYGSCSFVVEKLYFHLHYSRGWGTWQRVPIYVIFIYAWELSWGLGLRTCGACSWDYSHYPLNFMGLITLMYLPGWIFLSVYQDLLSNVLWRVQYVPTN; encoded by the coding sequence ATGGCGGGCAGCGACGCGGACTGCGAGGGTCGGGCGCGGAGGGGCGGCGCGGCGCGGCGTCCGGGGGCCCCCGGCGGGCGGGGAGGCGAGGCTGCCGCCGGCCGCCCGGAGCCGCTGTCCACTGCTGAAGCGCCGGCCGAGGGCGCCGCGCTGCCCGCCTGGATGCGCCTCTACTTCTACGGGATGCACGGGATCACCCTGGACGTGCTCTTGTCCTCGGCGCGGCGCTTCGCTCGCAGCCCGGACCTCCGGATGCTGGGCTTCTCCTCGCCCTACCGCTGCCTCCTGCACTCGCTCACCCACTTCGCCCTGGAGAAGGTCTACCTGCAGCAGCGGCGCTGCCCCAGCGCCTTCGTCTTCAATTTCCTCCTGTACCCCTCGGCCCACCTGGGGCTGCAGACCCTGGCGGGACAGGCGCTGCTGCTCAGCCTGGGCGGTGGGCCGGGGGGCGCGGCCGCGCCGGGGGCGCTGGACCTGGCGCTGCAGTACGTGCTGGCTCTCTACCACTGCCAAGTGTTCCTGAAGCGCTTCCTGCGCTTGCGGTACCAGCggccacagcagcagcagcagcggcggcgGGGCGTGCCTCCCGCCCCCCTGGGCGCCCGGACCCCTGCGGCGGCCGGTGGCCGGCGGCGACGACCCCGCGGCCCCAGAGGCGCCAGAGGAGCCCCCAGCCAGGGGCTACCGGACCTGCTCCGCTTTCTTTTCTTCGGAATGCACGGCTTTTTGGATGAGATCTTCTTCACCTTCTTCTTTAACGTGCTGGGGCGAGGGGACGGAGCAACCAGCGGCCACACGTCGCTCTGGTCCTTCTTTATGTACGGCAGCTGCAGTTTCGTGGTGGAAAAGCTCTACTTCCACCTCCACTACAGTCGCGGCTGGGGCACGTGGCAGCGGGTGCCCATTTACGTGATCTTCATCTACGCCTGGGAGTTGTCCTGGGGTCTGGGACTCCGCACCTGCGGCGCTTGTTCCTGGGACTATTCCCACTACCCGCTCAATTTCATGGGCCTCATCACCCTGATGTATTTACCTGGTTGGATATTCCTTAGCGTGTACCAGGACCTGCTTTCCAACGTGCTGTGGCGGGTGCAGTACGTACCAACTAACtaa